One region of Chryseobacterium sp. C-71 genomic DNA includes:
- the dapB gene encoding 4-hydroxy-tetrahydrodipicolinate reductase, which yields MKIALVGYGKMGKIIDEIATKRGHEVVARLKETPTAENLNNPDVVIEFSLPEVAFDNIKACLENKVPVICGTTGWLERKSEIENLAIENGTAFLYGSNFSLGVNLFFALNEKLADLMKSVDEYSCQLEEIHHIHKLDAPSGTAISLAEGIFKNNSKYDAWKLEETQDKQLGIFAIREDEVPGTHSVFYRSEVDEIEIKHTAFNRNGFALGAVVAAEWIKDKKGNFTMKDVLGL from the coding sequence ATGAAAATAGCACTAGTTGGATATGGGAAAATGGGCAAAATCATTGACGAAATTGCCACAAAAAGAGGACATGAAGTTGTCGCCCGCTTAAAAGAAACTCCAACTGCTGAAAATTTAAATAATCCTGATGTTGTTATTGAATTTTCTTTACCTGAAGTAGCTTTTGATAACATTAAAGCTTGTCTGGAAAATAAAGTTCCTGTAATCTGCGGAACAACAGGCTGGCTGGAAAGAAAATCTGAGATAGAAAATTTAGCCATAGAAAACGGAACCGCATTTTTGTATGGTTCTAATTTCAGTTTAGGGGTGAATTTATTTTTTGCTTTAAACGAGAAGTTGGCAGATTTAATGAAAAGCGTCGACGAATATTCTTGCCAGTTGGAAGAAATTCATCACATTCACAAATTAGATGCACCAAGCGGAACTGCAATTTCTTTAGCTGAAGGAATTTTTAAAAATAATTCAAAATATGATGCGTGGAAGCTTGAAGAAACTCAGGATAAGCAATTGGGAATTTTTGCCATCCGTGAAGATGAGGTTCCGGGTACGCACAGTGTGTTCTACAGAAGCGAAGTGGATGAAATTGAAATAAAACACACCGCATTCAACAGAAACGGTTTTGCGTTAGGCGCTGTCGTTGCTGCAGAATGGATTAAAGATAAAAAAGGAAATTTCACTATGAAAGACGTTTTGGGACTTTAA
- a CDS encoding OmpA family protein, which yields MKFNKTYIGAFFLSSALLLTSCEAVQNSNHQQRGTAVGVASGAVIGGVLGNNVGKGKNAALGAVLGGIIGGVAGNVIGNKMDKQAKDIKETLPGAEVERVGDGIKITMNESIVTFAFDSSDLTSLAKTNLDKLTQVLVNNPDTNINIYGHTDSKGADDYNQKLSERRANSVRSYLMSKGISSSRLFALGEGEAMPVASNDTDAGRAKNRRVEFAITANEKMINDAQQGQ from the coding sequence ATGAAATTTAATAAAACATATATAGGAGCATTTTTCTTATCATCAGCATTATTGCTTACAAGCTGTGAGGCTGTACAGAATTCTAATCATCAGCAAAGAGGTACCGCAGTAGGTGTTGCTTCCGGAGCTGTAATTGGTGGTGTTCTTGGGAACAATGTAGGTAAAGGTAAAAATGCAGCATTAGGTGCTGTTCTAGGAGGTATTATCGGTGGTGTTGCAGGTAACGTTATCGGTAACAAAATGGATAAACAGGCTAAAGACATTAAAGAAACTTTACCTGGTGCAGAAGTAGAAAGAGTAGGTGATGGTATTAAAATCACGATGAATGAAAGCATTGTTACTTTTGCGTTTGATTCTTCTGATCTTACATCATTAGCAAAAACAAACTTAGATAAGTTAACTCAGGTGTTAGTAAATAATCCTGACACAAACATCAACATTTATGGTCACACAGACAGCAAAGGTGCTGATGATTATAATCAAAAGCTTTCTGAAAGAAGAGCTAATTCCGTGAGATCTTACTTAATGTCAAAAGGAATTTCTTCAAGCAGACTTTTTGCTTTAGGTGAAGGTGAAGCTATGCCTGTAGCATCAAATGATACAGATGCTGGTAGAGCTAAAAACAGAAGAGTAGAGTTTGCTATTACAGCAAATGAAAAAATGATTAATGACGCTCAGCAAGGGCAGTAA
- the lepB gene encoding signal peptidase I: MNYFLTYTVYVLILSVLMGISTWKLFKKMGYSPLLAFVPFYNYFIILKETKHPKWWAILSYLPIVGPIMMSVFHIYLMKKFGKNLVQHQVLTIILPFIYMATVNYSKDVELEDENDLYLTDEEKASKKKDTFIGSITFAVVFATIIHVFFTQPFGIPTGSMERTLLVGDFLFVNKWSYGYRLPMRPLAIPFLQGTILDTGEKGNPKDDPKSYVEAVKLPYERIFQFSKPQKTDIVVFNYPRDSVHVSLDRADPYVKRCVAVAGDTFEMRDGKMFINGKPEIFLGDQEVQHRYIVNTGSQLDIPGLYKIFGFLPVQEGQNQQGGFVYYFQGLTKKMAGEIKKLPQVIDMQEHIQPKGESAVAYRDETKMKIDTTNSIFPINSGWNQDQYGPLKIPKKGDVVAINDKTLPEYQWIIKNYEHNTLENKNGKIFINGKETNQYTIQQDYYMMVGDNRDASLDARFFGFVPEENIVGKPMFTWMSVEGAFKDSQSSYQADGMRVRWDRMFKATNTGEANKTSYWWIAALILVLFFGWEYIVKLFGKKKTEDEL, encoded by the coding sequence ATGAATTATTTTTTAACGTACACAGTTTATGTTCTCATTTTATCAGTATTGATGGGGATTTCCACTTGGAAGCTGTTCAAGAAAATGGGGTATAGTCCTTTATTGGCATTTGTACCTTTCTACAATTATTTCATTATATTAAAAGAAACAAAACATCCGAAATGGTGGGCGATTTTATCTTATTTGCCAATCGTGGGACCGATTATGATGTCTGTTTTCCATATTTATTTAATGAAAAAATTTGGAAAAAATCTTGTTCAGCATCAGGTTCTGACGATTATTTTGCCTTTTATCTACATGGCGACTGTCAATTATTCTAAAGATGTAGAGCTGGAAGACGAAAATGATTTATACCTTACAGATGAGGAGAAAGCATCTAAGAAAAAAGATACATTTATAGGATCTATCACTTTTGCAGTGGTATTTGCTACCATTATTCACGTGTTTTTCACCCAGCCTTTTGGGATTCCAACGGGTTCAATGGAGCGTACACTTTTGGTAGGAGATTTTCTATTTGTAAATAAATGGAGCTACGGTTACAGATTGCCGATGCGTCCTTTAGCAATCCCATTCTTACAAGGAACTATTCTCGATACAGGCGAAAAAGGTAACCCGAAAGACGATCCAAAATCTTATGTGGAAGCTGTGAAATTGCCTTACGAAAGAATTTTCCAATTCAGCAAACCTCAGAAAACGGATATTGTAGTTTTTAATTATCCAAGAGATTCTGTACACGTTTCGCTTGACCGTGCCGATCCTTATGTGAAAAGATGTGTCGCTGTTGCAGGTGATACTTTTGAAATGCGTGACGGCAAAATGTTTATCAATGGTAAACCTGAGATATTTCTTGGCGATCAGGAAGTTCAGCACAGATATATTGTCAATACAGGAAGTCAGCTTGATATTCCAGGTTTGTATAAAATTTTCGGATTTTTACCTGTTCAGGAAGGTCAAAACCAACAAGGTGGATTTGTATATTATTTTCAGGGTCTGACTAAAAAGATGGCTGGTGAAATTAAGAAACTTCCGCAAGTGATTGATATGCAGGAACACATTCAGCCAAAAGGTGAATCTGCAGTTGCTTATCGTGATGAGACCAAAATGAAAATTGATACCACCAATTCAATCTTCCCAATCAACAGCGGATGGAACCAGGATCAATATGGTCCTCTTAAGATTCCTAAAAAAGGTGATGTTGTAGCCATCAATGACAAAACTTTACCGGAATATCAGTGGATCATCAAAAACTACGAGCACAATACTTTAGAAAATAAAAACGGTAAAATTTTTATTAACGGAAAAGAAACTAATCAGTATACGATTCAACAAGACTACTACATGATGGTTGGGGATAACAGAGACGCGTCATTAGATGCAAGGTTCTTTGGTTTTGTTCCGGAAGAGAATATCGTTGGGAAACCAATGTTTACATGGATGAGTGTGGAAGGAGCTTTCAAAGATTCACAGTCTTCTTACCAAGCTGACGGAATGAGAGTTCGTTGGGACAGAATGTTTAAAGCAACCAATACTGGTGAAGCTAACAAAACTTCATACTGGTGGATTGCCGCTCTGATTCTTGTACTTTTCTTTGGATGGGAGTATATTGTAAAACTTTTCGGAAAGAAAAAAACAGAAGACGAATTATAA
- a CDS encoding S8 family serine peptidase: MKKIVLAAVFLAGFSFANAQGAKAMAVDPKEDKDLMTWYHKDFATSKVYGVNTENAYKYLESKGLKPKTVVVGVLDSGVQVDHPGLVKNIWSNPNEVPNNGKDDDGNGYIDDVHGWNFIGGKNGDIGVDNMEVTRVVAKYKPVFEGDDSTKNKANQAKMPEEFAMYMKSKELFTKKSVDARQSFQQASMVNDAIPEMVKMLNGKPLTKENLASIKPTEQKQAIGLQVLNNLAQSPEFAGKSPAEVEKMLKEEVKGAMDHFGPMAQQYDLSFDPRAEIVGDNYDDYSEKNYGNNHYQGLDAEHGTHVSGIIAGLPQGKEVQYGVASKVAKIMVVRTVPNGDERDKDVANAIRYAVDNGAKVLNMSFGKPVSPGKNVVWDAFKYADDKGVLLVKAAGNENEDVAEQLAYPTNFKNVTDAAPFVDNVLVVGASTNRNNELRAGFSNYNKNMVNVFAPGEEIYSTVPNNEYSYQQGTSMASPVVAGAAAVLLAYMPNLKPAQIIEALVKTSNISTENEFGQKSQAGGVIDVKKAAEYAFTNFYNGKSSSVKKPAKAKKAVRK, encoded by the coding sequence ATGAAGAAAATAGTATTGGCTGCTGTCTTTTTAGCAGGTTTTAGTTTCGCAAATGCACAAGGAGCAAAAGCTATGGCTGTTGATCCAAAAGAAGATAAAGATTTAATGACTTGGTATCATAAAGATTTTGCCACTTCAAAAGTATATGGTGTAAATACCGAAAACGCTTATAAATATCTTGAATCTAAAGGTCTTAAACCTAAAACAGTTGTTGTAGGTGTCTTAGACAGCGGTGTTCAGGTTGATCATCCTGGATTAGTGAAAAATATTTGGTCAAACCCAAATGAAGTTCCGAATAACGGTAAAGATGATGACGGAAACGGATATATTGACGACGTTCACGGTTGGAATTTCATCGGAGGCAAAAACGGAGATATTGGGGTTGATAATATGGAAGTAACGAGAGTTGTTGCTAAATACAAGCCGGTCTTCGAAGGCGATGATTCTACAAAAAACAAAGCAAATCAAGCAAAGATGCCAGAAGAGTTTGCTATGTATATGAAGTCGAAAGAACTTTTTACTAAAAAAAGTGTTGATGCAAGACAATCATTCCAACAAGCAAGCATGGTTAACGATGCAATTCCGGAAATGGTTAAAATGCTGAACGGAAAACCATTGACGAAAGAAAACCTCGCATCTATAAAACCCACTGAGCAAAAACAGGCAATTGGTCTTCAAGTTCTAAATAACTTAGCACAGAGTCCTGAATTTGCAGGAAAATCTCCTGCAGAAGTAGAGAAAATGTTAAAAGAGGAGGTTAAAGGTGCAATGGATCACTTTGGTCCTATGGCTCAGCAGTATGATCTTTCATTTGATCCGAGAGCAGAAATTGTAGGTGATAACTACGATGACTACTCTGAAAAAAATTACGGAAATAACCACTATCAAGGTCTGGACGCCGAACACGGAACTCACGTATCAGGGATTATTGCAGGTTTGCCACAAGGTAAAGAAGTGCAATATGGTGTAGCTTCAAAAGTAGCTAAAATCATGGTTGTAAGAACAGTTCCTAATGGGGATGAGAGAGATAAAGACGTTGCCAATGCCATCAGATATGCAGTTGATAATGGTGCTAAAGTTTTGAATATGAGCTTTGGTAAACCGGTTTCTCCGGGTAAAAATGTGGTTTGGGATGCATTTAAATATGCTGATGATAAAGGAGTTCTCTTGGTGAAAGCTGCTGGGAATGAAAACGAAGATGTTGCTGAGCAGTTAGCATATCCTACCAACTTTAAAAATGTGACTGACGCAGCTCCTTTTGTAGATAATGTTTTAGTTGTGGGTGCAAGTACCAATAGAAACAATGAGTTGAGAGCAGGTTTCTCAAATTATAATAAAAATATGGTCAATGTATTTGCTCCGGGTGAAGAGATCTATTCTACAGTTCCAAATAATGAATACAGTTATCAGCAAGGAACTTCAATGGCTTCTCCTGTGGTTGCTGGTGCTGCGGCTGTATTATTGGCTTATATGCCAAACCTAAAACCTGCGCAGATCATCGAGGCTTTAGTTAAAACAAGTAACATAAGCACAGAAAACGAGTTTGGGCAAAAATCTCAGGCTGGTGGTGTGATTGATGTGAAAAAAGCAGCAGAATATGCTTTTACTAATTTCTATAACGGAAAATCATCTTCAGTGAAAAAACCTGCAAAAGCTAAAAAAGCGGTAAGAAAATAA
- a CDS encoding ParB/RepB/Spo0J family partition protein: MKDKKRAMGRGLGAILSAESKATVNSATDEGAENFVGNIMEVSIEDIYPNPTQPRTYFDEKALNELAQSIKNLGVIQPITLRKDGEKFEIISGERRFRASKIAGLTSVPAYIRLVNDQELLEMALVENIQREDLDSIEIALTYQRLMEEIGMTQENLSQRVGKDRSTITNSIRLLRLNPDIQNAIRSGEISAGHGRAIISLENEEHQQALFELIIKEKLNVRQTEQAAIAFKNPKSPAAKKAKVELSNNYKRAQKTIADILEVKVEIKTVGTGKKGKIVLDFKNEDELEYILSHIK; the protein is encoded by the coding sequence ATGAAAGACAAGAAAAGAGCGATGGGACGTGGTTTGGGTGCTATTTTGAGTGCTGAATCAAAGGCTACGGTAAATTCTGCAACGGATGAAGGAGCAGAAAACTTTGTAGGAAATATCATGGAAGTTTCCATTGAAGATATTTATCCTAATCCCACGCAGCCAAGAACTTATTTTGACGAAAAAGCATTAAATGAGCTTGCACAGTCTATCAAAAATCTTGGAGTAATTCAGCCGATTACTTTAAGAAAAGACGGTGAAAAGTTTGAAATCATATCAGGAGAAAGACGTTTCAGAGCGAGTAAAATTGCGGGCTTAACATCTGTTCCAGCCTATATTCGTTTGGTGAATGATCAGGAGCTTTTAGAAATGGCTCTTGTTGAAAATATTCAGCGTGAAGATCTTGATTCAATCGAAATTGCTTTGACCTACCAAAGGTTGATGGAAGAAATCGGGATGACTCAGGAAAATCTAAGCCAAAGAGTAGGAAAAGACAGAAGTACGATTACCAACTCGATTAGATTGTTAAGACTAAATCCGGATATTCAAAACGCCATCAGAAGCGGTGAAATCTCTGCGGGACATGGTAGAGCGATCATCAGTCTTGAAAATGAAGAGCATCAGCAGGCGTTATTTGAATTAATTATCAAAGAAAAACTGAATGTTCGTCAAACTGAGCAGGCAGCAATCGCTTTTAAAAATCCAAAATCTCCGGCCGCTAAAAAAGCAAAAGTGGAACTTTCTAATAATTATAAGAGAGCACAAAAAACAATTGCAGATATTCTTGAGGTAAAAGTTGAAATCAAAACAGTCGGAACCGGTAAGAAAGGGAAAATTGTTTTAGATTTTAAAAATGAAGATGAGCTGGAATATATTTTATCTCATATTAAATAG
- a CDS encoding lipocalin family protein, producing the protein MKKLLLAGILGTSLFAVSCSTVKKGADAQSNRSEFLKMKGDFQIVSIEYDKQYKIKPFDEGADAQCFVGSHWRFIPNNYTGAYTLNGGGNCPALTQPIKFEVKDGNTFLFKKIQDGTKAKQNTVGYTLDVINMTTDQFSLEQNVPFDGSTVRVVYNFERAGMK; encoded by the coding sequence ATGAAAAAGTTATTACTTGCGGGAATTTTGGGAACATCACTTTTTGCTGTGTCTTGTTCCACGGTTAAAAAAGGTGCAGACGCACAGAGCAACAGATCAGAATTTCTTAAAATGAAAGGAGATTTCCAAATTGTAAGCATCGAGTACGACAAGCAATATAAAATCAAGCCTTTTGATGAAGGCGCAGATGCACAATGTTTCGTTGGGAGTCACTGGAGATTCATTCCAAATAATTATACAGGAGCATATACATTAAACGGTGGCGGTAACTGCCCTGCATTGACTCAGCCAATTAAATTTGAAGTAAAAGACGGAAACACATTTTTATTCAAAAAAATTCAGGACGGAACAAAAGCTAAACAAAATACTGTAGGTTACACACTTGATGTAATCAATATGACAACAGATCAGTTTTCATTAGAGCAAAATGTACCATTTGATGGAAGTACAGTAAGAGTTGTTTACAACTTTGAAAGAGCTGGAATGAAATAA
- a CDS encoding DUF5683 domain-containing protein, with protein MKKIFFTLFLCLSVITFSQVTRNDTIRLETVPMDSVSVKETPKTSVVESIEKANAPAKVIVKKLNPTKAGLYSAVLPGLGQFYNKKYWKIPVVWGAVGVGAGIAIWNQNRYLEYREYYIAKLNGTPNEFVDSNPRLDKIALANAQDRSKRQRDYAIAITGLIYILNIVDAVVDAHLYEGRKDPDLTFTPAIIYDEFGNNPPKTGLSLNFKF; from the coding sequence ATGAAAAAAATCTTTTTCACACTTTTTTTATGTTTATCTGTGATTACTTTTTCACAGGTTACCCGAAACGATACAATCCGTCTGGAAACTGTTCCAATGGACAGTGTTTCTGTAAAAGAAACTCCCAAAACATCGGTTGTTGAAAGCATAGAAAAAGCAAATGCTCCGGCGAAAGTAATCGTTAAAAAACTTAATCCTACAAAAGCAGGTTTGTATTCTGCAGTTTTGCCGGGATTGGGACAGTTTTACAATAAAAAATACTGGAAAATCCCCGTCGTTTGGGGAGCAGTTGGTGTAGGAGCAGGAATCGCAATCTGGAATCAAAACCGATATTTAGAATACAGAGAATATTACATCGCAAAGCTCAACGGAACTCCCAATGAATTTGTTGACAGTAATCCAAGGTTAGATAAAATTGCTTTGGCGAATGCTCAGGACAGATCAAAGAGACAGAGAGATTATGCCATTGCGATTACCGGACTTATTTATATTTTAAACATCGTTGACGCTGTTGTGGATGCGCATTTGTATGAAGGTCGTAAAGATCCGGATTTGACGTTTACTCCGGCAATTATTTATGATGAGTTCGGAAACAATCCGCCAAAAACAGGATTGAGTTTAAATTTCAAGTTTTAA
- a CDS encoding adenylosuccinate synthase, with translation MSTYVVVGLQYGDEGKGKITDVLSAKSDYVVRFQGGDNAGHTVYVGEEKFVLHLLPSGVLQCKGKCIIANGVVVNPKSFIKEVGQIESKGLRTDHIFISRRAHVIMPYHILLDTYREEEHGGTQIGTTKKGIGPCYEDKIARIGIRMVDLLNPEILRDKIEKNLKVKNSLFEKYYGKPTLDVEEIYNEYLEIGKQLQERIVDTELELNEAIRDGKNVLFEGAQALMLDIDFGTYPYVTSSSPSTGGVCTGAGVPPTSLKNLIGVAKAYCTRVGNGPFPSELDNELGESIRQIGGEFGATTGRPRRTGWLDLVSLKHACMINGINNLVITKLDVLTGIENLKIVTHYKTEDGKIIDYFTSSTEKLYNYEPIYQDLPGWKEDLTKVRSYDELPDTAQKYIEFIEKYLGINVYLVSVGPERSQNIIRKELF, from the coding sequence ATGTCAACTTACGTAGTTGTAGGTCTTCAGTATGGAGATGAAGGTAAAGGAAAGATCACTGATGTTTTATCGGCAAAATCTGATTACGTTGTACGTTTCCAAGGCGGAGACAACGCTGGTCACACGGTTTATGTGGGTGAGGAGAAATTTGTTTTGCACCTTCTTCCTTCAGGAGTTTTGCAGTGTAAAGGGAAATGTATCATTGCCAATGGAGTAGTGGTAAATCCTAAGTCTTTCATTAAAGAGGTGGGTCAGATTGAAAGCAAAGGCTTGAGAACAGACCACATTTTTATCAGCAGAAGAGCGCATGTTATCATGCCTTACCACATTCTTTTGGATACTTACCGTGAGGAAGAGCACGGAGGAACTCAGATCGGAACCACCAAAAAAGGAATCGGACCTTGCTATGAAGATAAAATTGCAAGAATCGGTATCAGAATGGTAGATCTTTTGAATCCTGAGATTTTAAGAGATAAAATTGAGAAAAACTTAAAAGTTAAAAACTCACTTTTCGAAAAATATTACGGAAAACCGACTTTAGATGTTGAAGAAATCTACAACGAATATTTAGAAATCGGAAAACAGCTTCAGGAAAGAATCGTTGATACTGAATTGGAGCTTAATGAAGCGATCAGAGACGGTAAAAACGTATTGTTCGAAGGAGCTCAGGCTTTGATGCTTGATATCGACTTCGGAACATATCCTTACGTTACTTCATCTTCTCCGTCAACTGGAGGAGTTTGTACAGGAGCAGGTGTTCCGCCAACTTCATTGAAAAATCTGATCGGTGTTGCGAAAGCATATTGTACAAGAGTCGGAAACGGACCTTTCCCTTCTGAATTGGACAATGAGCTAGGAGAAAGCATCAGACAGATCGGTGGTGAGTTCGGAGCGACTACAGGTAGACCAAGAAGAACAGGTTGGTTAGACCTAGTTTCTTTGAAGCACGCTTGTATGATCAACGGAATCAATAATTTAGTGATTACGAAACTAGACGTTCTTACAGGAATTGAAAACCTGAAAATCGTTACCCATTACAAAACTGAAGATGGAAAAATCATCGATTATTTCACTTCTTCAACAGAAAAATTATACAACTACGAGCCAATCTACCAAGATTTACCGGGTTGGAAAGAAGATCTTACCAAAGTAAGAAGCTACGACGAACTTCCGGATACTGCTCAGAAATATATCGAGTTTATCGAAAAGTATTTAGGAATCAATGTTTACTTAGTTTCTGTAGGGCCAGAAAGAAGCCAGAACATTATCAGAAAAGAATTATTCTAA
- a CDS encoding WbqC family protein: MKNVLLPVFYLPPISWFSVFLDPENEVTFEQYESFPKQTYRNRTNIYGANGKLSLVIPINHTGKREMKDTEISYREDWLKIHWKSIKNVYQGSAYFEYYEDKFEVLYEKKEKFLLDFNLKSIDIIQKILKTEKAQSLNEEYIKNPSEINFREKFSTKVETEFEMEEYYQTFTDKYGFLKDLSILDLICNKGPESVTYLKNIK; this comes from the coding sequence ATGAAGAACGTATTATTACCGGTATTTTATCTACCGCCTATCTCATGGTTTTCAGTTTTTTTAGATCCTGAAAATGAAGTGACCTTTGAGCAGTACGAAAGCTTTCCAAAACAGACGTACAGAAACAGAACCAATATCTATGGGGCAAACGGTAAGCTATCCCTTGTTATTCCCATCAATCATACAGGAAAAAGAGAAATGAAGGATACTGAAATTTCTTACAGAGAAGATTGGTTGAAGATTCATTGGAAATCGATCAAAAATGTTTACCAAGGTTCGGCTTACTTTGAATATTATGAAGACAAATTTGAAGTTCTTTATGAGAAGAAAGAAAAATTCTTGCTAGATTTTAATTTAAAAAGTATTGACATTATCCAGAAAATACTAAAGACAGAAAAGGCACAATCTTTGAATGAAGAATATATCAAAAATCCGTCTGAGATTAATTTTCGTGAAAAATTTTCTACGAAAGTTGAAACAGAATTTGAGATGGAAGAATATTATCAAACTTTCACAGATAAATATGGTTTTTTAAAAGATTTATCAATTTTAGATCTTATATGTAATAAAGGGCCAGAATCTGTGACTTATCTTAAAAATATTAAATAA
- a CDS encoding energy transducer TonB: protein MKHLLENQEFRLNEILFENRNKQYGAYVLRNESDRILTKSLFIGVSLLAAMSITPMIISAFKTTEIISDTGISDLPPMIIPDDPTVKPPVAPTQPASAPVKTFDDRIPEPTANPTNEQVVEKIDGAVAGVKNNPDGVVAPPDVYVPTTPTIGTGPVINHVQPPKVEVPKDPMDIEVAAVPADFEGGIDSFRNKVINKFDTSAFEEQNSVATVVTFIVETNGTISDIKTNGKDASFNAEAIRSIKAVKGKWIPGKNKKGEAVRSYFKFPISMKFDN, encoded by the coding sequence ATGAAACACCTACTAGAAAATCAGGAATTTCGATTGAATGAAATCCTATTTGAAAACCGTAACAAACAATACGGTGCTTATGTTTTAAGAAATGAATCAGACAGAATTTTAACGAAATCACTTTTTATAGGGGTGAGTCTTCTGGCGGCAATGTCTATTACGCCCATGATTATTTCGGCGTTTAAAACTACCGAAATTATTTCAGATACTGGAATTTCTGATCTTCCGCCGATGATAATCCCTGATGATCCAACTGTAAAGCCACCAGTTGCTCCAACGCAACCTGCTTCAGCTCCGGTAAAAACTTTCGATGACAGAATTCCTGAGCCGACAGCAAATCCTACTAACGAGCAAGTTGTAGAAAAGATTGATGGCGCAGTAGCAGGTGTGAAAAATAATCCGGATGGGGTAGTTGCACCACCGGATGTTTATGTGCCTACAACTCCAACAATCGGAACAGGACCAGTGATTAATCACGTGCAACCACCAAAAGTTGAAGTTCCGAAAGATCCAATGGATATCGAAGTTGCTGCTGTACCGGCGGATTTTGAAGGTGGTATAGATTCTTTTAGAAATAAAGTAATAAATAAATTTGATACTTCAGCATTTGAAGAGCAAAACAGCGTAGCCACTGTGGTTACATTCATTGTAGAGACAAACGGAACTATTTCAGATATCAAAACCAACGGAAAAGATGCATCTTTCAATGCAGAAGCAATAAGAAGCATCAAAGCTGTAAAAGGAAAATGGATTCCGGGTAAAAATAAAAAAGGGGAAGCGGTAAGAAGCTACTTTAAGTTTCCCATTTCCATGAAGTTCGATAATTAA
- a CDS encoding ParA family protein: MAKIIGIANQKGGVGKTTTAVNLAAALGVLEKKILIIDADPQANATSGLGVEEVQYSTYNLLEHSVETRNCIQRTTTPNLDIVPSHIDLVAAEIELVDKDNREYMLKKALATVRDDYDYIIIDCAPSLGLITVNALTAADSVIIPIQCEYFALEGLGKLLNTIKNVQKIHNKDLDIEGLLLTMYDSRLRLSNQVVEEVHAHFPEMVFETIISRNVRLSEAPSFGESILNYDAESKGAIQYLQLAEEVLLKNENLVKN, translated from the coding sequence ATGGCAAAAATCATAGGTATCGCTAATCAAAAAGGGGGTGTAGGAAAAACTACAACCGCTGTTAATTTAGCCGCAGCATTAGGGGTATTAGAAAAGAAAATATTAATCATCGATGCAGATCCGCAGGCTAATGCGACTTCTGGTCTTGGGGTAGAAGAGGTTCAGTATTCTACATATAACCTTTTGGAACACAGTGTTGAGACGAGAAACTGTATCCAGAGAACGACGACTCCCAATTTAGATATTGTACCTTCTCATATCGATTTGGTTGCCGCAGAAATTGAATTGGTAGACAAAGATAACCGTGAGTACATGCTGAAAAAAGCTTTAGCAACGGTAAGAGATGATTACGATTATATCATCATCGATTGTGCACCAAGTTTAGGTTTGATTACGGTCAACGCATTGACAGCGGCAGATTCTGTAATTATCCCGATTCAATGTGAGTACTTTGCTTTGGAAGGTTTGGGTAAACTTTTGAATACCATTAAGAACGTTCAGAAAATTCATAATAAAGATTTAGATATCGAAGGATTGCTTTTGACGATGTATGACAGCCGTTTAAGATTGTCAAATCAGGTCGTAGAAGAAGTACACGCTCACTTCCCGGAAATGGTTTTTGAAACCATCATCAGCAGAAATGTGAGATTGAGCGAAGCACCAAGTTTCGGTGAAAGTATCTTAAACTACGATGCAGAAAGCAAAGGAGCGATTCAATATCTTCAGTTAGCAGAAGAGGTTCTGTTGAAAAACGAAAATTTAGTAAAGAATTAA